A part of Egibacteraceae bacterium genomic DNA contains:
- a CDS encoding TetR/AcrR family transcriptional regulator: MAHLDADEAEMGAVYGVHPMVDTIRVRCIPVKRVSEGSETVPPPSPEKRTPLNRERALRAAVELADNQGIDAVSMRNLASQLGVVPMALYRHVVNKEDLLDGMVEMVYGEVDAPTGVDWRATMRQRATSMREALRRHPWAVELMETSSPGPANLHYHNAGIACLREQAGLPVRTAIDAYSLMDSYSYGFALQEKTLPSDIAAAAEARRQDLTTADPSLASRFPHLIAVVEELGASGYDYTGQFERGLELILDGIEQLRH; this comes from the coding sequence ATGGCCCACCTGGACGCCGATGAAGCGGAGATGGGTGCTGTGTACGGCGTACACCCGATGGTCGACACCATACGTGTACGCTGTATACCTGTCAAGCGAGTCAGCGAAGGGAGCGAGACCGTGCCGCCGCCGTCCCCCGAGAAGCGAACGCCGCTGAACCGGGAGCGGGCTTTGCGGGCTGCCGTCGAACTGGCGGACAACCAGGGGATCGACGCGGTCAGCATGCGCAACCTGGCCTCGCAGCTCGGGGTGGTCCCCATGGCCCTGTACCGGCATGTGGTCAACAAGGAGGACCTGCTCGACGGGATGGTCGAGATGGTCTACGGCGAGGTCGACGCTCCCACCGGCGTGGACTGGAGGGCGACGATGCGGCAGCGGGCGACCTCGATGCGCGAGGCATTGCGGCGCCATCCGTGGGCGGTCGAACTGATGGAGACCAGCTCACCCGGACCCGCCAACCTGCACTACCACAACGCCGGCATCGCGTGTCTGCGGGAGCAGGCTGGTCTGCCAGTCCGGACGGCCATCGACGCGTACAGCCTGATGGACAGCTACAGCTACGGCTTCGCCCTTCAGGAGAAGACGTTGCCCAGCGACATCGCTGCTGCGGCCGAGGCGAGACGGCAAGACCTCACCACAGCGGACCCATCCCTAGCCAGCCGGTTCCCGCATCTCATCGCAGTGGTCGAAGAGCTCGGGGCATCGGGCTACGACTACACGGGCCAGTTCGAACGAGGTCTCGAGCTCATCCTCGACGGCATCGAACAGCTCCGCCACTGA